In Deltaproteobacteria bacterium, one genomic interval encodes:
- the cysW gene encoding sulfate ABC transporter permease subunit CysW, which translates to MTEPAGVRWALTGIAVLFLGIFLVVPLAAVFAQALEKGAGVYLSSFREPDALSAIRLTLLVAAVAVPLNLLFGVAAAWAVAKFDFRGKQVLVTLIDLPFSVSPVISGLIYVLVFGLQGWLGPWLTEHGVKVIFALPGLVLATVFVTFPFVARELIPLMEAQGAEDEEAARVLGASGLKTFFKVTLPNVKWGLLYGVILCNARAMGEFGAVSVVSGHIRGATNTIPLHVEILYNEYNFVGAFAVASVLALLALVTLAAKTAVEWKFRSERSGRRRESGRGEGS; encoded by the coding sequence ATGACCGAGCCGGCCGGCGTGCGGTGGGCGTTGACCGGCATCGCCGTGCTGTTCCTCGGGATCTTCCTGGTCGTCCCCCTGGCCGCGGTGTTCGCGCAGGCGCTCGAAAAGGGCGCAGGCGTCTACCTGTCGTCGTTCCGGGAGCCCGACGCCCTCTCCGCGATCCGGCTGACGCTCCTTGTGGCCGCCGTGGCGGTCCCGCTGAACCTCCTCTTCGGCGTGGCGGCGGCGTGGGCGGTCGCGAAGTTCGATTTCCGGGGGAAGCAGGTGCTGGTCACGCTGATCGACCTGCCGTTCTCGGTGTCGCCCGTGATCTCGGGGCTGATCTACGTCCTCGTCTTCGGGCTCCAGGGGTGGCTGGGACCGTGGCTCACGGAGCACGGCGTGAAAGTCATCTTCGCGCTGCCGGGCCTCGTGCTCGCCACGGTGTTCGTGACCTTTCCGTTCGTGGCCCGCGAGCTGATCCCCCTGATGGAGGCGCAGGGAGCGGAGGACGAGGAGGCGGCGCGGGTGCTCGGCGCGAGCGGCCTCAAGACGTTTTTCAAGGTCACCCTCCCCAACGTGAAGTGGGGGCTCCTCTACGGCGTGATCCTGTGCAACGCGCGGGCGATGGGGGAGTTCGGGGCCGTGTCGGTGGTCTCGGGCCACATCCGGGGGGCGACGAACACGATCCCCCTGCACGTGGAGATCCTCTACAACGAATACAACTTCGTCGGCGCCTTCGCGGTGGCGTCGGTGCTGGCCCTGCTGGCGCTGGTCACGCTGGCGGCGAAAACGGCCGTGGAGTGGAAGTTCCGATCGGAACGGTCCGGGCGGAGGCGGGAGTCCGGCCGCGGGGAGGGATCATGA
- a CDS encoding sulfate ABC transporter ATP-binding protein — MSIEVRGVTKRFGEFTALSEVSLSVPGGELVALLGPSGSGKTTLLRIVAGLESCDAGEVYFNGEEATRRDVRDRRVGFVFQHYALFRHMTVFENVAFGLTVRPRHRRPAKAAIRKKVVELLRLVQLESVGGRYPGQLSGGQRQRIALARALAVEPEVLLLDEPFGALDARVRKELRGWLRRLHDEMKITSVFVTHDQEEALEVADRVVVMNEGRIEQEGPPDEVYERPANPFVYNFLGHVNIFHARVHAGRGMIGDLVVDLPEHAGTRNAHAVAYVRPHDIAVSRAPDGEEAAAAVVRHVHTAGPVVRLELERADGGGVVEAELSREQYRSLGAARGEKVFLTPKNMRVFLEDYAI; from the coding sequence ATGAGCATCGAGGTTCGCGGCGTCACCAAGCGGTTCGGGGAATTCACCGCCCTGTCGGAGGTAAGCCTCTCGGTTCCCGGCGGCGAGCTCGTGGCGCTGCTGGGTCCGTCGGGCTCCGGGAAGACGACCCTCCTGCGGATCGTCGCAGGGCTCGAATCGTGCGACGCGGGGGAGGTGTACTTCAACGGGGAGGAGGCGACGCGGCGGGACGTGCGGGACCGCCGGGTCGGATTCGTGTTCCAGCACTACGCCCTGTTCCGGCACATGACCGTCTTCGAGAACGTGGCGTTCGGGCTGACCGTGCGTCCGCGGCACCGCCGTCCGGCGAAGGCGGCGATCCGGAAGAAGGTCGTGGAGCTGCTTCGCCTGGTGCAGCTCGAAAGCGTCGGCGGCCGGTATCCCGGACAGCTCTCCGGCGGGCAGCGGCAGCGGATCGCGCTGGCGCGGGCGCTGGCCGTCGAGCCGGAGGTCCTCCTGCTCGACGAGCCGTTCGGCGCGCTGGACGCGCGGGTCCGCAAGGAGCTGCGGGGGTGGCTTCGGCGGCTGCACGACGAGATGAAGATCACCAGCGTCTTCGTCACGCACGACCAGGAGGAGGCGCTGGAGGTGGCCGACCGGGTGGTGGTGATGAACGAGGGGCGGATCGAGCAGGAAGGGCCGCCGGACGAGGTGTACGAGCGCCCCGCCAACCCGTTCGTCTACAACTTCCTGGGGCACGTGAACATCTTCCACGCGAGGGTGCACGCGGGGCGCGGGATGATCGGGGACCTGGTCGTGGACCTGCCGGAGCACGCGGGGACGAGGAACGCCCACGCGGTCGCCTACGTCCGGCCCCACGACATCGCCGTCAGCCGCGCGCCGGACGGGGAGGAGGCGGCGGCGGCGGTCGTCCGGCACGTCCACACGGCGGGTCCGGTCGTCCGGCTCGAACTCGAACGAGCCGACGGCGGGGGCGTCGTGGAAGCGGAGCTGTCGCGGGAACAGTACCGCAGCCTCGGCGCGGCACGGGGGGAGAAGGTGTTTCTCACGCCGAAAAACATGCGGGTGTTTCTCGAGGACTATGCGATCTGA
- a CDS encoding HesA/MoeB/ThiF family protein → MELEDRDVLRYSRNILLREIGPEGQEKLLSASALVVGAGGLGSPALLYLAAAGIGRLGIIDNDRVDSSNLNRQVIHAEKSIGLHKVRSAAERLLEIRPDLRVDSHESALTAENAVDLFRRYDVVVDGSDNFPTKFLCSDASVLSGTPLVHGGALRFGGQLFTILPGKGPCLRCVMPEIPSPKDVPTCSDSGILGAAAGVVGSWQAVEAVKAILGLPGAPPGKILVVDTLSADVSAIQAERNPGCPACGKSPRIVLPLSPEEYRLERVCKI, encoded by the coding sequence ATGGAACTCGAAGACCGGGACGTCCTGCGGTACAGCCGCAACATCCTCCTGCGGGAGATCGGGCCGGAGGGGCAGGAGAAGCTGCTCTCCGCCTCGGCCCTCGTGGTGGGGGCGGGAGGGCTCGGTTCCCCGGCGCTGCTGTATCTGGCCGCGGCGGGGATCGGCCGGCTCGGTATCATCGACAACGACCGCGTGGACTCGAGCAACCTGAATCGCCAGGTCATCCATGCCGAAAAATCGATCGGGCTCCACAAGGTCCGCTCCGCCGCGGAGCGTCTCCTGGAGATCCGGCCCGACCTGCGGGTGGATTCGCACGAGTCCGCCTTGACCGCGGAGAACGCGGTCGACCTGTTCCGCCGGTACGACGTCGTCGTCGACGGCAGCGACAACTTTCCCACCAAGTTCCTGTGCAGCGACGCGTCGGTCCTCTCGGGCACTCCGCTGGTGCACGGCGGCGCCCTTCGGTTCGGCGGGCAGCTCTTCACGATCCTGCCCGGAAAAGGGCCGTGCCTGCGGTGCGTCATGCCGGAGATCCCTTCGCCGAAGGACGTTCCGACCTGCTCCGATTCGGGGATCCTCGGAGCGGCCGCCGGGGTCGTCGGATCGTGGCAGGCGGTGGAGGCGGTCAAGGCGATCCTGGGTCTGCCCGGGGCTCCTCCCGGGAAAATCCTCGTCGTGGACACGCTTTCCGCGGATGTGTCCGCCATCCAGGCGGAGAGGAACCCCGGTTGCCCGGCGTGCGGAAAGTCTCCGCGGATCGTCCTTCCCCTTTCCCCGGAAGAGTACCGGCTGGAGCGGGTCTGCAAGATATAG